In the bacterium genome, one interval contains:
- a CDS encoding hypothetical protein (UPF0045 protein Rv1898) has protein sequence MPEVLTPPLSGAPVAMMIIFSVTPFGVGEHLSEQVARAVKIVAESGLPYQVTPMGTIIEGEWDAVMAVVNQCRLAILEECPRVAIKCWIDDKQGVTDSMGHKTQVLQERLGMPLKVTPG, from the coding sequence ATGCCCGAGGTCCTCACTCCCCCGCTGTCCGGAGCGCCAGTCGCCATGATGATCATCTTCTCGGTCACGCCCTTTGGGGTCGGTGAGCATCTTTCGGAGCAGGTCGCCCGGGCGGTGAAAATCGTGGCGGAGTCCGGGTTGCCCTATCAGGTGACGCCCATGGGGACGATCATCGAAGGGGAGTGGGACGCGGTGATGGCAGTGGTGAATCAGTGCCGGCTGGCCATCCTGGAGGAATGTCCGCGGGTCGCCATTAAATGCTGGATCGATGATAAACAGGGTGTCACAGACTCCATGGGCCACAAAACTCAGGTCTTGCAGGAGCGTCTGGGGATGCCCCTGAAAGTCACCCCCGGGTAG